A DNA window from Boseongicola sp. contains the following coding sequences:
- a CDS encoding FAD-binding protein, giving the protein MEMPKPDPRILALKPKLIARLKEVLPIDAVISDEMETRAYECDALTAYRCPPLCAVLPATTEEVSAILKICHEEGVPVVPRGSGTSLAGGALPTADCVILGVANKLSDVLETDYDNRFIRVQSGRTNLSVTGAVESDGFFYAPDPSSQLACAIAGNVAMNSGGAHCLKYGVTTNNLLGVTMVMMDGTVVEIGGAHMDAGGYDWLGLICGSEGQLGVVTEATLRILPKPEGARPVLIGYSSAEIAGACVSDIIKAGVLPVAIEYMDKKVIEAVDRHAEAGYPDCEALLIVEVEGSEAEIDEQLGLIKQIAAKHDPVEMREARDADEAARIWLGRKSAFGAMGQINDYMCLDGTIPVSSLPMVLRRIGEMSEEYGLDVGNVFHAGDGNMHPLILFDANKPGDLETCEAMGAEILKLCVEVGGCLTGEHGVGIEKRDLMNVQFAPGDLESQMRVKDVFDPAWLLNPSKVFPLAASEARRAGVPDAA; this is encoded by the coding sequence ATGGAAATGCCAAAGCCCGATCCGCGCATTTTGGCGCTGAAGCCGAAGCTGATTGCCCGGCTGAAAGAGGTTCTGCCCATTGATGCGGTGATCTCGGACGAGATGGAGACGCGGGCTTACGAGTGCGATGCGCTGACGGCTTACCGTTGCCCGCCGCTTTGTGCGGTTTTGCCTGCGACCACCGAAGAGGTCTCGGCGATTTTGAAGATTTGCCATGAGGAAGGGGTGCCGGTGGTGCCGCGTGGGTCGGGCACGTCTTTGGCTGGCGGGGCGTTGCCGACAGCGGATTGTGTGATCCTGGGCGTAGCCAACAAGCTGAGCGATGTTCTGGAGACCGACTACGACAACCGTTTTATTCGCGTGCAATCGGGGCGCACGAATTTGTCGGTGACCGGCGCGGTGGAAAGCGATGGGTTCTTCTATGCGCCGGATCCTTCGTCACAGCTTGCTTGTGCGATCGCCGGGAACGTGGCGATGAATTCGGGCGGGGCGCATTGCCTGAAATACGGCGTGACAACAAACAACCTTCTGGGCGTCACCATGGTGATGATGGACGGCACGGTGGTCGAGATCGGCGGCGCGCATATGGATGCGGGTGGCTATGATTGGCTGGGGCTGATCTGTGGATCGGAAGGGCAATTGGGTGTGGTGACCGAGGCGACATTGCGCATATTACCAAAGCCCGAGGGCGCGCGGCCCGTTTTGATCGGCTATTCCAGTGCTGAGATTGCCGGGGCCTGTGTCAGCGACATAATCAAAGCGGGTGTTCTGCCAGTGGCGATTGAATACATGGACAAAAAGGTGATCGAAGCGGTCGATCGCCACGCCGAGGCCGGATATCCCGATTGCGAAGCTTTGCTGATCGTCGAAGTTGAAGGGTCCGAGGCCGAGATTGACGAGCAGCTTGGGTTGATCAAGCAGATTGCCGCCAAGCATGATCCCGTGGAAATGCGCGAGGCCAGGGACGCCGATGAAGCTGCGCGCATCTGGCTGGGCCGGAAGTCGGCCTTTGGCGCTATGGGGCAAATCAACGATTACATGTGTCTGGATGGGACGATCCCGGTGTCATCGCTGCCAATGGTGCTGCGGCGGATCGGGGAGATGTCGGAAGAATACGGGCTGGACGTGGGCAATGTATTTCATGCCGGGGATGGCAATATGCATCCGCTGATTCTGTTTGATGCCAATAAGCCGGGCGATCTGGAGACCTGCGAGGCGATGGGGGCTGAGATCCTGAAGCTGTGTGTCGAGGTCGGCGGGTGTCTGACCGGCGAGCATGGGGTTGGCATTGAAAAGCGCGACCTGATGAATGTGCAGTTTGCGCCGGGTGATTTGGAAAGCCAGATGCGGGTGAAAGATGTGTTTGATCCCGCTTGGCTTTTGAATCCCTCGAAGGTGTTTCCGCTGGCCGCCAGTGAGGCAAGGCGAGCAGGGGTGCCGGACGCGGCGTGA
- a CDS encoding DUF599 family protein: protein MTIFDRLALFTSLDIAAALFLGACWLIIGWVIENPPAARPSTSVLMDQYRKEWMVEALNRDVRIFDAQIIASLRQGTAFFATTSLFALGAVLALIGNTDPLQGVAQELTAQEVPIIVWQMKLIVVVLFLTHAFLRFAWSNRMYAYASVMLAAIPNDPNASLRSRQAGELNKRSTLNFNRGLRSIYFALGTIAWLLGPVPLFITTLLTVAFMLEREFMSGARRALLESEMANDPD from the coding sequence ATGACGATATTTGACCGCCTCGCCCTTTTTACTTCCCTCGATATCGCCGCCGCGCTCTTTCTCGGCGCTTGCTGGCTGATCATCGGCTGGGTTATCGAAAACCCGCCCGCCGCGCGGCCCTCGACCAGCGTCTTGATGGACCAGTATCGCAAGGAATGGATGGTCGAGGCTCTGAACCGTGATGTGCGCATCTTTGATGCCCAGATCATCGCCAGCTTGCGTCAGGGCACCGCCTTTTTCGCCACAACGTCACTGTTCGCACTTGGCGCCGTCCTCGCCCTCATCGGCAACACCGATCCGCTGCAAGGCGTCGCGCAAGAACTGACCGCACAGGAAGTCCCCATCATCGTGTGGCAAATGAAGCTGATCGTGGTCGTCCTGTTCCTGACCCACGCCTTCCTGCGATTCGCGTGGTCAAACCGCATGTATGCCTACGCCTCGGTCATGCTGGCGGCAATTCCCAACGACCCCAACGCCAGTTTGCGTTCGCGGCAAGCAGGCGAACTTAACAAACGCTCAACCCTCAACTTCAACCGCGGCCTGCGCTCTATCTATTTCGCCCTTGGCACTATTGCCTGGCTTCTCGGCCCTGTCCCGCTCTTTATTACCACCCTCCTCACCGTCGCCTTCATGCTGGAACGCGAGTTCATGTCCGGCGCCCGCCGCGCCCTTCTGGAAAGTGAAATGGCCAATGACCCGGATTAA
- a CDS encoding FAD-binding protein: protein MVLSPRDESELAEVVAGAKGPLAIRGGGTRGFSVDVEGDVLSTAGLSGISLYEPGALTIVASAGTPVAEVEAALAAEGQVLPFEPMDHRVLLGSEGEPTIGGVVAANVSGPRRLQAGACRDSLIGVRFVDGRGDVLKNGGRVMKNVTGYDLVKLMAGSYGTLGVLSEVSFKVLPKPDATAVLLLNGLSVADAVAAMSAALASPFEVSGAAHVPVGLDGAPVTMIRVEGFENSVVYRAGRLKDLLARYGVGEIERRSGGDGEHGVQAGWAWVRDVEAFKDKACVWRVSLKASDAPAMLDGLAVAGMAFDALLDWGGGLVWVASDEARAEALHKALQGYAAGVGGHATLVKEPEGLRASVPVFQPEIAPLAKLADGLRARFDPRGILNPGVMG, encoded by the coding sequence ATGGTTTTATCGCCGAGAGATGAAAGTGAACTGGCTGAGGTGGTTGCCGGTGCCAAGGGGCCGTTGGCCATTCGGGGCGGCGGCACGCGGGGATTTTCGGTTGATGTTGAGGGGGACGTGTTGTCGACCGCAGGGCTGTCCGGGATATCGCTGTATGAGCCGGGCGCGTTGACGATTGTGGCCAGTGCCGGAACGCCGGTGGCCGAGGTTGAGGCAGCGTTGGCGGCTGAAGGGCAGGTGTTGCCTTTTGAGCCAATGGATCATCGGGTGTTGCTGGGCAGCGAAGGCGAGCCAACGATTGGCGGGGTTGTGGCGGCAAATGTCTCGGGGCCGCGTCGATTGCAGGCTGGGGCGTGCCGGGACTCGCTTATTGGTGTTCGATTTGTCGACGGGCGCGGGGACGTTCTGAAAAACGGTGGCCGGGTGATGAAGAACGTCACTGGCTATGATCTGGTGAAGCTGATGGCGGGGTCTTACGGGACGTTGGGTGTGTTGAGCGAAGTTAGTTTCAAGGTGTTGCCGAAGCCGGATGCGACGGCTGTATTGTTGTTGAACGGCTTGTCAGTGGCCGATGCGGTGGCGGCGATGTCGGCGGCTTTGGCATCCCCTTTCGAAGTGTCGGGCGCGGCACATGTGCCGGTTGGACTGGATGGTGCGCCGGTGACGATGATCCGGGTCGAGGGATTTGAGAATTCCGTGGTGTATCGGGCCGGGCGGTTGAAGGACTTGCTGGCAAGATATGGTGTTGGTGAGATTGAGCGGCGTTCGGGTGGCGACGGCGAGCATGGTGTTCAGGCTGGATGGGCCTGGGTGCGCGATGTTGAGGCGTTTAAGGACAAGGCTTGTGTTTGGCGCGTGTCGCTGAAAGCCAGCGACGCGCCCGCGATGCTGGATGGTTTGGCAGTGGCAGGGATGGCGTTTGATGCGTTGCTGGATTGGGGCGGCGGATTGGTTTGGGTTGCTTCTGACGAGGCGCGGGCCGAGGCGTTGCATAAGGCGCTACAGGGCTATGCCGCGGGCGTTGGTGGTCATGCGACTTTGGTGAAAGAGCCGGAGGGATTACGCGCCTCGGTGCCGGTTTTCCAACCAGAGATTGCACCTTTGGCGAAACTGGCTGATGGGCTGCGGGCGCGGTTTGATCCGCGTGGGATATTGAACCCGGGAGTGATGGGCTGA
- the hisA gene encoding 1-(5-phosphoribosyl)-5-[(5-phosphoribosylamino)methylideneamino]imidazole-4-carboxamide isomerase: MILYPAIDLKDGQCVRLLKGEMDAATVFSDNPAAQAQAFETAGAKWVHLVDLNGAFAGKPVNGDAVESILDTLTVPAQLGGGIRDMATIEMWLSKGLARVILGTVAVEDPTLVHEAAKAFPGQVAIGLDARNGYVATRGWAEDTEVQVTDLARSFEDAGIAAIIYTDINRDGAMAGPNITATEGLARAVDIPVIASGGVSSMTDLSQLKETNVISGAISGRALYDGAIDLAEALAFLDR, translated from the coding sequence ATGATCCTTTACCCTGCAATTGACCTCAAAGACGGCCAGTGCGTTCGGCTTTTGAAGGGTGAAATGGACGCTGCGACCGTGTTCAGTGACAATCCCGCAGCTCAGGCTCAAGCCTTTGAAACTGCTGGTGCAAAATGGGTTCACCTGGTCGATCTGAACGGCGCTTTTGCGGGCAAACCGGTAAACGGCGACGCGGTTGAAAGCATTCTGGACACCCTCACAGTACCGGCCCAGCTTGGCGGCGGTATCCGTGACATGGCCACAATCGAGATGTGGCTGTCCAAAGGCCTCGCCCGCGTCATCCTCGGGACCGTCGCCGTCGAAGACCCAACCCTCGTCCACGAAGCCGCCAAGGCCTTCCCGGGCCAAGTCGCCATAGGCCTCGACGCCCGCAACGGCTATGTCGCAACCCGCGGCTGGGCCGAAGATACCGAAGTGCAAGTCACTGACCTTGCACGCTCTTTTGAAGACGCAGGTATCGCCGCCATTATCTATACTGACATCAATCGCGATGGTGCTATGGCGGGTCCGAATATCACGGCGACCGAAGGGCTGGCTCGCGCGGTTGATATCCCGGTCATCGCTTCCGGCGGCGTGTCCTCAATGACCGATCTTTCGCAGTTGAAAGAAACCAACGTCATCTCCGGCGCCATCTCGGGCCGCGCCTTATACGATGGCGCGATTGACCTGGCCGAGGCGCTTGCCTTCCTGGATCGCTGA